The genomic DNA gcatacgtgcggaattagccgagtcagaaaaggcaagagagttttttaagtgttgagatctaagctgctcagctacagaaacaaaaatttcaacagccaagatctaaagttacaatataataaattgttacattttcatttattaagagaaaacaataaagtctttttaattttgaaaattgattCAGATAAGTCGAATGTGCtgggaatgagaattaaaatcatgacatatacggcggaatggctcgtttagttcaaaattttagcagtaaaggtctaaactgcctcgaaaggcgaaccgggatattaaatttaacttcagacaggagaaaagaactgcaaacagttccattcaaaatgttcactaagaatattatgccaagcatttccctacgactagaaagtggaggtagattaataagttttaaacgactagtgtatggaggtagacttatcctagaatcccatcggaaatgcgctaaggcgaaaagtaaaaattggttTTGAACCGACTCCcgacttgtcagaatggatttggtagctagggttccatacaacagagccatattccaatataagtctaaccaaagttgtatagtgttttagtaatatacggatctctaaattctttagaccaacgtttaacaaaactgaggacagcttttgctttcaagaccatggtatcaatatgactaaaattaagcttagggtccatattaactcccaaatcaacatagttaaaaacttgctctagaatatggtgttttattacataagaagagtggtgcacagatctacgggaaaagcacatcatcttacatttattgagattcaatggcaaataatttctatcacaccatgcaaccaaattgtttaagtctgtttgcaacagacacctttcctcagttgaagtgtatgattaaaaaagctttacgtcgtcagcgtataatcaaatttttgagaattctattactgaaaagatgtcgttaataaacaacaagaactgaatcgggccaagatggctaccttgcggaacacctgaagaaacattaatgatacatggtttacaaattcaagtaagtttgttatagtggAATGCCCTTTACGAAATTCATGCTGAGacgaggaaattaacggagaaatcgaaaaggttatttttaatgttggatctaaatccacttttatgcaaggGAATTATAAAacactgtttccatattgaaggaaatacaccgtgtttaagagaggaattaaatatccttgtcaaatatttggcactattttttatgaagcatgagggtatcatgtctgggccataactaaaagatggttttaacttatttaaattaagtaggacgtcttcttcagaaataattggagcgttaattaaagtattcgaacacaggacgtgctgataagaaaaagttttggaagaattattacagtagtttgacttgaaaaattcttcaaagatattggatataatattattgtcacttgaaatgatagatttgtatttcattgcgtacggaaatttggaaatccttcgtttggagttgacgaaatcataaaacgattttggattacttacaatattcttttttactttatttaagtaattattataacattttttgtttaggtcaagatattgtcgacgcaatagagaatatttagaatagtcgacaagtgaaccggtttttttaaaatgtttaaaggctcgagtttttctgtttttcaatttatataactctttcgaaaaccacggacttatacttttgcttttattaacaattactattggaacatacttttcaaataatttcataatgttattaaaatgagagacactcaattcaatgtcaccattataattaagccatgttattgtagaaagttctgtatttaactttttaaaattagcttttgcaaagttaaaccgagtacagaagcacgaagtttgatgattattatcccgtgtATTGactatgatttcgacagatatttccaaagcaggatgactctgaataacggaacactttcaagaggtatcaacgtatactaaatataagcatttaccaaatttattcggaatcaaattaatttggttcagacccaactcggacattttttcaaaaaactcatTAGAActtgaccgattgcaaatcggcacgatatagtcatcgaaaggtttccacgaagcacacagtaaattgaaatctcctaatgcgattattgaatctgcattatttgccatcgaaatAGCACtctttattaaagaagcatgctgcatgtatacagataagtccgaatcgatttcaatagatctacaatttaaacaggaccaacgcaatcccttacagtcgagaatagaatctaagattctacctgtcagtccagcacatttaatatgggcaagcccatcacaaagccagcatgaaacgtagcgatctgactcgcctttaatgttacaattgagGAAGTTACAAGAcctaataaaccacaagaatgaagatcaaataaaagagtaagtagaacaaaatttaattgatatataataaattagtgtgttaataaaatattaataataataaattcaattaagaacaaacgcaaaaataatagcaattttttttatcaaagtttaaaaccaagacagtttgaaaaagcaatatagcgagcagttttagaagcactgtaacaaataaaaagttaaacgcaacacagctttGAATAGATagaagtaaatgagataaataaagagagaaaataaataataataaaataaaacaaaatgaaacaaaaagctggcTCGGCACTaaaaattcgaaagtttaaactttttaatactgcacaaaacttaagaacatttaatacttatcttgcaactcagagttaaatcactaaaaattgtattaacacggtaaaaaaaatcaattaaacttgaagaattttttaaaataaaaacacaaaagtacacagctaaaaaaatTACGGCtaaagagcttgaagtgttgccaccttgcaattagacaatttttggtcacaaggtggcatactttaaacgtattattcacgattataccccgatataatcattgtagcttgatatgcatagtggaaagtgaaagaattagatgaaattgaaaatggtgttatatgggaaataggcgtggttgtagtgtgatttagcccattttcgaactataacatagaaatatgaaaagaacgtcatgcaccgaatttggttgaaatcggttaagcagatcccaagatatgggttttcatctaaaagtgggcggtgccacgcccactgactaattttgaacgcggttcctataaagtcatctcataccatcccagagataaaatttaatgtctctggcgtgtttagtgcttggtttatcgcgcttttagtatcggcttgtcacccgattacacccattttcacaccgtcaatagaggttctaaaaacatttgcttccagtgaattttgttattatagcattatcggtttaggagatatgcacaaatTAAACTgcgatgcccctccctaatgtgatcctgtgtaccaaataatagtcttgtatcttattgcgaagcttagttatggcaatttatttgtttttgattaatggcgttttgtgggcgtggcagtggtccgcttacgcccatctgcaataccaaccgtctcacggtaccaagaaacatgtctaccaagtttcattaagatatcataatttttattcaagttacagcttgcacggacggacaggcggacagacagtcacccggatttcaactcgtctcttcctcctgatcatttatatatatataaccctatatctaactcgattagttttaggtgatacaaacaaccgttaggtgaacaaaactattatactctgtagcaggttgcgagagtataaaaaaatattaatactcactgaccgacatattcggcataaaactggttagaataacgaaaagcattataagtagtatatggaatttgagggtagtattaacccgattttattaattttttccaataccacatactactaacatgccacagactaataaaatgctcccactgtttcattaaggtacctcacataccatcaccaatcaaatggagtaaagtcagacgaatgttcgaaaatcctgacttatttggtacacaggatcacattagggaggggcatctgcagttaaatttttaatctctcctctaaaaggtttaatgtgcatatctcctaaaccgctaatgctataataacaaaaattcactggaagcaaatgtttatagcacttctattgacggtgtgaaaatggttgaaatcgggtgacaactccgcccactccccatataacggtactgttaaaaactactaaaagcgcgataaatcaagcactaaacacgccagagacattaaattgtatctctgggatggtttgagatcaaaattagacagtgggcgtggcacagcccatatttctatgttatagtgtgaaaatgggcgaaatcggactacaaccacgcctatttcccatgtaacaccattttcaattccatctgattctttcactttccactatgcatatcaagcaacaatgattatagcggggtaaaactttgcgtgaataatacgtttaaagtaaccttgtgatcaaaaattgtctaaatcgaaccgaaactgtttaagcccctaagtactaaatatgtggaccccagtgcctatagttgaccttctaccgaaaatatcagtcaatccacaaagaaatctcaaacgagtatactatttgactttgcgagagtataaaatgttcggtttcatccgaacttagcccttccttacttattttcgtacaaaacattattttttgtgttctttgatgcaaaatattgaacaagtatttttttattacgacTCAATATGAACAATTTTGTAGTTATAAGTTTCCAAAATTTCGACATTTGAAAAAAGTATCTTTAAACATTTGCGTATACGaagaaaagtataataaaaatatccctattttttaagattttttctcagctttcTAATGGGATAAATGTTGAGTTTTTTTCAAATGTAGAACCAATTTTATTCAgtgtttttttatgaaaactgtACATTAGGCTCTTCAATCACGactgaataaatttttaatctttaacATCCGCGTGGCGAGCGTGCGATTGTTCGCACTCTATCGCTGCGAAGCATGTTTGATACAGCATGCCATTACTTCTCGCGCTGCACGCGTGGAAAAAGCTCAGTGTGCTAAATACAAACACGAGAAACATAGTTtcaaaaatttgtcaaaattacaattttattcagTCTACTCCGAAATTTACAAATTAGTAAGTGAAGAGcctaatgtacattttttattaaaaacactgAATAAAAACAgttccaaatttgaaaaaaaaaattatttttttattaaacaaatatacacatatatattttatggataCATTGTGCTGCTCTCCCTCATATTAACTGATTGCCATTATAGACCAACTCAAATTAATCGAATAGAAGCTTCTATCTGCAGAAAACGAAAAACGGCACATAAATGGAACTCAAACGATTTTAGAGACAATAATATTTACCAGTTACTTGGACTTCAGCGAAAATGTAATTAAGAATATGAAGTCCTGGTTTGGCGAAAAGTACGAGCAAATAAAAATGCCGTTCCcgcgacagtcgggtctacgtaaccggaacggacccggatttattgtggccaaggactgtcaactcggcagaattctgccgctacagcaacaacagcagcaaataaAAATGCTTTATGGCATGTAGGGTGCTCAGACCtaatgttgttatttttaatctTATCAACAtaacgtaaaaaaatttaatatatctataAGTAGGTGATTGTGTGTCATAGAGTcggaaaataaattgaattaaaatttaattgtagttttttataaactattaGTACCAAAGTGAGCTCTAACTTTTTAATGAACACATCTGAACATTCTTACTATGTACATATTAGTGGTGGtattacaaacaaccattaaataatgaaaataaaatgttttaaattgaaaaaattttgaaaattacttacTACTTGGATGTATTATGGTTCGACTATTGCGAGTATTTTTATCTAAACTGGATGTATTGCAAAACTCCATTTTTCCTGACGCTGCTAAATTTACCAGCGTTGCCTGAATAGCTGCTTCAGTATTGTTAAAGTTGGCAACATTGCCGGCCTTTGAATTTCTTACTTTTTCTGCCACTTCGATCAATGGTTCATCAGAGTCAGAAGATTCCTCACATTTTCTGCTACAGCTGATTTTTGAGACATCCTGCACATCATTTGCTGAAGATAAATCATTCATATTCCTCACATTATCATCAACAGCAACATTGCTTGTAGCGCTACTTATACTGCCTGTCCGTAAACGCTTTTGTTCAGTACATTCATTGAGTTGAGAGTTATTAGCACTAGTATCAGATTCTTGACGCTTACGCTTATTCCCTACACCAAACTGAGTTTCACTACCAGAAATTGTCACACTTAATTGTGGGCTGACACTACCAATTGAAGACGCTCGCGTTGTATTAAGTTGTTTGATGCCAGTGACTACAGAAGAATTTGCATTTGATTCATTCGATGTTGGACTTGATTTATTTATATCCACGGGACTTTCCAATCGACTACTAGCACGAGTGCGAATTCGATTACATTCCGTTTCGCTTTGCGTTGGAATTTCAATAGATATAGGAGGGTAAATAGAATCCGAACGTtgtgaataaatatttgattcATCCCCTTGTTTTTTACCTTCAAATATTGTCTTGCCTCCATCATCTATTGACAGGTTTTCACTGGCCTTCACATTAAGTTTCCTGGAACAAATTGGTTTTTCTACACTAATCTCCGATTTATATTTATCATCTAATACAATATTTCTTTCTGTATATTGTGAAGAGTTCTTTTCTTTAGGGGTAAGGGATTCAATTATTTGTTCCGAtaattcattttcattattatctGTTGAAGTTTCGGTAATATGTTCTAATAACGCTCCATTTATTGTACCTTTGATTTTGGAAGGAGATATCGCGTTTTTTGTGATTACAATTGATTCAGAAGGCATTTGTTCAACTGTGCTAACAATAGTTGATGCATTTGAGTTAACTTCCAAATAATCTTCATGAAATCCTTCCATTCTGGCCAAAGCCTTTTCAATTTCGTCATCTGTATAATCCAACAAATTATCTTTTCTTTGTGGTTTTAAGTTTAATTCGagtttatttttctcatttatatttttggtaTGATCTACTTTTTCTTTCGATATATTGtttttcaaagaattttttcCGTCACTAGATGTTGCTGCTGATTTTTCATTGCTTGTACTCCCAACACTACCGCTGTTTATCTGCTGTTGAGTTGGACTACTAGACGATTGTTGATGAGGACTTTTTTCTGATAACGCATCCATAGACTCAATACCACTATCCTCGCCTGTTCCATTTCCATTACCATGACCAGGGGTACCACTTCCGTTACTTGCCGGCGAGTTACGAAGCGTTACATTAATTAGAGCAGGTGGTGAAGTACCAACTGCATTTCCTTGATGACCTGATACAACAACGTTATTTACACTTACGGTTCCATTGGTTACAGGTATTTGAATAACTGGAACAGATTCACCTTGCACAGCTTCATGCGATTGGTTCTTGGTTGTTGGTAAATTTGAATGAGATATTTTGACTTCTGTTTTCACAATGCTTTCAGCTTTAAAAGTAACACTTTCTGATTTATCAACTAGATCATCTTGTTCTACTGAAGATTTTGGTATTGTAACTCGTTTTAGGGTTGTTGCACTTGGCAGCATAGTTGCTACTGCTACAATTGTTTCCTGTGCTGATTGACTTTCATTAAGAGCTCCAAATTTCGCTTGCTTCTGCAACTGTTTTTGTTGATGCTTTTGAAGTTGAAGTTGATGAACAGCTGTTATGTAAGACGGTGGTTTGTGATTTTTTGTCAGTGGTTTACCTCCACCCATACCAATAGGTGTAATTGTGGCTGGTGTCTTTAAATTCATTGTATTTATCACACGATTTggtatatttacagaattatcACTGGAGCAAgttaatatattattgttagATAACGTATTAGTTATGGTACCAGGTAAGCTTGATGGATCTTTACAAGTTTGTGACAGTTGATGGGACGTATGTTTTTGATATTGTGATTGATGCATCAATTGTGGTGGAAACGGTAATGTACCTACATTAGTCGAaccaattattatatttttattgtcattTAAGCTACTACCGCTCTTTGTATCAAGCGATTTAATTGCACTTATTGTGAGTCCATTCTTGTTACCCAAGAAGGAAGGCGTTGTCGTTGACGTTGCTGACGATGAAAGATCATCACTCGAAATCGGGAATGTTGGTAAACGTGCTGATGTCATTAGTGTGACGGAATTGTTGCCGCTTCCACTACAGTTAAAGACTGATGATGTAGGGTTTGGGGAAATATACAAATGCTGCATTTTCTCTTGAGTCCTAATCTCTGTACACACATCTGACATTTGTGACtgtttattaggtatatgcTTAGAACCAACATCTTCACCATCTTCACTCGATACAACTGACGACGTATTTGGCAAACTCTGTGGTTTCTTACGGTCTTTTCGACTACTTTTAATCACAATTGAATTTTTGCCACCCCTTAAACTGATGTGTAATGGGGGTACTCGTGGTTCATCAGTTGAACAATTCGGAGTAACATTTACAGCTATTTGCGGAGgcttaaaatttgtgaaatcaaTCGTTTGGTGTTGTACAACAGAAGAATTATCTTGCGGATTCTGTAGCTGTTGAGAAGAAACCGATAAAACTGTGGTATTTTGGTTTATATTCTTGTTAAGTAGAACACTATTATTACTTTTAGTTGGTACGTTTAACGTGCTCGACACTGGCGTTTCCGATGCTGAAAGTGGTGGTGAAGGTACAAATGAAATATCTACTTTATAGGCAGGAGATACCGGTTCCTTCTTTTCCAATTTTAagcgtaattttattttctcattaTTAATACACACTGCTGATGTTCGTTGAGTTGCCAATATGGATGCAGATTCCGATAACGTAGTAGAAGGTATTGTATTACTAGATGGCAATGCAGTAACCGTCTTCGATTTGGCATTTGCTTTTGTTCTTTTAAGTTTTGTCACTCCAGAAGTGGTGTTTGCATCTTGCTTTTTTTCCTTTAAGTTATTCTGTTGCTTTTCTCGTAGCGTTGTtgactttgatttttttttaagagtagcCGACGATGTCGTTCCAGTGGTAAAAATTGCATTCGGTGATTTAATCGTACAAAAGTCAGTAACATTGTTAAGAGAAATAACTGATTTGTTGAGCACATGAGTGCCATCTCGTTGAGCTTGTTTAATGCTTCGATTCGATTTGTTGAAAAGTAACGAATCAGGTGAGCGTTCTGTATCACTTCCTACTCCAGGTATGATTCGGTTATTTTGTTCACTGTCTGAAGGTTTTGACACAGAGGTTCCACATAAATTTGAATCATTCAACAGAGAATTGGGTAAACCTTCGATAGATTGATTACAACTAAAACTTTCAATTAATGACGACACTGCACGAGATATTTTTGACATAGAATTAGTTTGCTGAGTTTCCTGTTCTGCCTCTGTTTCACTGTCATCACTTTGCATTGGTTCCATTTCACCGGTCAGaggatttattaaaaattgcttCTGAATAGAGAAGTCCTCCGCTCCATCCCTTGCGTTACTTCGGTGAAGCGCAGGCTCCTCTTGAAAATTTGAATGTTGCGCAGGTTGTATAGAAGGGGAATATGTATTATGGGGTAGCTGCAATTTCTGATTAGATTGATTATTTTGCATAAACACATTGTCTTCCGGTTTATATCGATTTTGCATAACTTGATCCCGTGatagaatattatttagttGCACTTGCAACTGATTTTGTTTAGTGGCCACTATGGTGCCATCAACCATATGATTTTGTATGTTTTGTGATATTTGCCCATTTTGTTCAAAGTGCATTGGATTAACGCCAAGTGGGACGTGTCCGGCTTCTGCATTTAAAAGCGATGATGCTGCAGCCGCTGTCTCATCAATATCTACTCCTACAGCAGAtaaattttcctcaattagatcCAAGTCTAGATCTTTCGCATCTTGCAAAAGTGATTCCAATTCATTTTTATCATCCAAACTAAGAGTTGAATCCAAATCACAGTTTAATGTTGGTAGCAAAGCATCAAGATCATTTGTTGTTAAAGCTTCAAAATCTGATAGAGTTATTAAAGGATCTGATAATGCATTAGGTGCAACATTATCCATCGAAGATTCTCCCACCAATCTTCCAATTGTATTCCCTACCTGACTGGATGAATGATTGTTAAATTGCTGTTTTTGCAAATCTTCCTTATTTGACTGCGATTGATGATTAGtattcatttgttgttgctgtaagtTGTATTGCATTTGGTAACGAGCAAACTCCTGGAAACTACTCTTAGTTTCAGAATCCATCATTTTGTTACTTACAGGCCAGCCTGTTGTCGCACTAGCTGTCTGATTATAATCAGGTGGTGGAGGtattgtatttgtcaaagaGGCACTGCTACCAGTACTGGATCTCGCTGAGGATAAAGATGATGCTAAAGGTACTTGTGAGTTGTGATGAATATTAACACTTTTAGATGGCGGCGATAATGCTGGGGGTAAAATCATCGCCGTCTGATGTTGTAATTGATTATGTTGCTGCTGTAGTTGCAACTGATGCGATTGCTGTTGACTAATATGCTTATGTGCATGTGGCGTATGCGGGTGTGGAGATTGCACTGGCGTTGTAGAGGGCGACAACATTTGCTGTTGGTGTGAGCCCATTAACGGACTATGCATTGAATGGTGGCTAGAGGCAGGTGAATGCGACGCTGCAGGTGACATACTACCGGAAGAAAGAAACTGAAGTGTTTGTTGCGATTTTTGCTGCACAGCAACGTGTCCTGTCAATACACCTACGGAACGCGCTTGCCGTACATTTGGTGATTGCAGATGATGCAAATTAGTTAACATTATTCCACCATCACCATTTTGCATAGATGCCTgattattatgtattatttgaGATTGCTGGAACGATTGTTGTTGCATTAAACGTTGCGAAGGAGTACCTGGAATCGAAACAACAGCTGCCTGCAACtgttgttggcgttgttgtCGCAAAAAATGGTTTTGTTGAGATGAAATATGCTGCGCCTGAAAGTTAGATTGAATTTGGTGATGCCCAAACAAATTGCTTACAGGGCTTGTCAAGATTGTTTGCGGTTGTTGTTGATGTAAGTGCATGCTCGTATTAACGCCGGTCGATAAAGACACACCCATTGCTGAAGTTGTACCCATCAAAGTATTTTCCGAATGTAACAATTgtgtctgttgttgttgttgaacttGTTTGTGGTCTAGTACTGTGTCGTTAGGTGTTGATTGCGTTCGCATTGGTGAACTCAATAACTGTTGATGTTGGCTTTGATTTAACTGTTGCTGACTCGTGGATTGTAACGGCGATGTTTGCTGTTGCGCCAATGAAGTTTGTGGCGACAATTTTACTTGATTTGTCGTCGTATTTCCatcattttgtaataaattcacAAGCAGCGGTGAGGAAattgcaatattattattattggtcGTAGAATTAGTTACTGGAAAAGTCGTCACTGGTGGACCTCCCATACCTTTTTGTAAATAGTTTTGAactgttttgtttatttgagcgAGAGGTTTGTTTGTAACGTTTGATGTTACTGTCCCTATACCTGGATACGGGGGTGGTGGAGGTTGCAAAAACTGTAGTTTATTACCAGCTAAAACAGTAGTTGAAGGCAAAAGATCCACATTGGaagaattttttataacttttaacgGTACATTGGGACACGATACCAAACCACTTGTACGTTCTATTTGTCCATTTTGCGGCATTTGTAAAGATTGTGAACCACTTGTTGAAAATACTTGATTAGAATTTACTAGACTATTATTCAGTGCATTTTCCCGACCTTGTAAAACACGAGCTTGTCTCATACTAACAAATGGATAATCCCTATTATTTGAACCGCTATTTAAATTTGAAGGTATTGGTGGTACTGGAACTTTTCCATCCATAGGACAAACTGTGTTTGGCGGTTTGAAGAGTGGTTGGCCTTGAATTAACTGTCGCTGCAGGTTTGGGTTTGGGTTTTGgttttgatgttgttgtttttgtagaatagCTTGCGCTGCATTGCTTGTACTTGGACCCCCAAGCAGCATATTACGCCTTTCCTGTACCAGCTGATTTTGCTGTAATTGTGATGACGTAAGTACTCCTTTATTAGTAAGGTTGGTGTTTTGTGCAGGGATGCGACATTGCATTTGTGATTGCAAAAGTGTTCCACTTCTAAACTGATCGCTAAGACACCCGACACTCCCCCCAGTATCCAACAGTTGTGTAAAATCGCCCACCGTCTCACCCGTGTCGCTCGATAAACCTTCCTCGTCATTAtctaaacaatatttaaagatattttccaaaatcttttttaattgaaataattacaaCATACCTATAGTTTTTAAATTGATCTCCTGTCCGGGTAATTTTATGGATATCACAGAATCGCCATCCAACTGCACAGACATAATACCAAGAGCATGGAGGGCTGGATTGCCCTCCGCTGCCATCTGGCGTAACCGTTGAGCCGCATCCTTCGGGATTTGCACTGTTATCCGCACGCAAGATTCAATCTgctatcaaataaaaattttaagcatttaTTACAAAGTCggcaattacaaatacaaaaatttgatcCTACTTCATAATATTCTTTTGTATCTCTTGATTTGACGGTACAGgtggtttttatatatttttggagtgcattttcaaaattaatactAGTTTTTGAAAACAGATATTTATTACCATAAATTCTAGGTATATATTACCCATATCCACCCAAGAAAACATTTCGAGTATCTAGAAGTAAGgtatataaattgtaataaagGCTATAAAAAAGGCTCCTAAAGTCTAAAAATCAAACTAATTTCACTGTTTAAATAATCGAACATTGGGTCgatattggtaaaaaaaaacactaaaaaagtATGGAACAAATTTAATGATAAACGCGTAACGGTAACGGAAATGCCAAATCCGATACAAGCATATTTTACGGTTATAGGGAAACTCTTTTATCTGCTATCGCCCCTTTAGTCGGAGTCaaatttagaattattttttttttatcggataTGAACAC from Bactrocera oleae isolate idBacOlea1 chromosome 3, idBacOlea1, whole genome shotgun sequence includes the following:
- the Ncoa6 gene encoding serine-rich adhesin for platelets isoform X5, translated to MQLKQQIESCVRITVQIPKDAAQRLRQMAAEGNPALHALGIMSVQLDGDSVISIKLPGQEINLKTIDNDEEGLSSDTGETVGDFTQLLDTGGSVGCLSDQFRSGTLLQSQMQCRIPAQNTNLTNKGVLTSSQLQQNQLVQERRNMLLGGPSTSNAAQAILQKQQHQNQNPNPNLQRQLIQGQPLFKPPNTVCPMDGKVPVPPIPSNLNSGSNNRDYPFVSMRQARVLQGRENALNNSLVNSNQVFSTSGSQSLQMPQNGQIERTSGLVSCPNVPLKVIKNSSNVDLLPSTTVLAGNKLQFLQPPPPPYPGIGTVTSNVTNKPLAQINKTVQNYLQKGMGGPPVTTFPVTNSTTNNNNIAISSPLLVNLLQNDGNTTTNQVKLSPQTSLAQQQTSPLQSTSQQQLNQSQHQQLLSSPMRTQSTPNDTVLDHKQVQQQQQTQLLHSENTLMGTTSAMGVSLSTGVNTSMHLHQQQPQTILTSPVSNLFGHHQIQSNFQAQHISSQQNHFLRQQRQQQLQAAVVSIPGTPSQRLMQQQSFQQSQIIHNNQASMQNGDGGIMLTNLHHLQSPNVRQARSVGVLTGHVAVQQKSQQTLQFLSSGSMSPAASHSPASSHHSMHSPLMGSHQQQMLSPSTTPVQSPHPHTPHAHKHISQQQSHQLQLQQQHNQLQHQTAMILPPALSPPSKSVNIHHNSQVPLASSLSSARSSTGSSASLTNTIPPPPDYNQTASATTGWPVSNKMMDSETKSSFQEFARYQMQYNLQQQQMNTNHQSQSNKEDLQKQQFNNHSSSQVGNTIGRLVGESSMDNVAPNALSDPLITLSDFEALTTNDLDALLPTLNCDLDSTLSLDDKNELESLLQDAKDLDLDLIEENLSAVGVDIDETAAAASSLLNAEAGHVPLGVNPMHFEQNGQISQNIQNHMVDGTIVATKQNQLQVQLNNILSRDQVMQNRYKPEDNVFMQNNQSNQKLQLPHNTYSPSIQPAQHSNFQEEPALHRSNARDGAEDFSIQKQFLINPLTGEMEPMQSDDSETEAEQETQQTNSMSKISRAVSSLIESFSCNQSIEGLPNSLLNDSNLCGTSVSKPSDSEQNNRIIPGVGSDTERSPDSLLFNKSNRSIKQAQRDGTHVLNKSVISLNNVTDFCTIKSPNAIFTTGTTSSATLKKKSKSTTLREKQQNNLKEKKQDANTTSGVTKLKRTKANAKSKTVTALPSSNTIPSTTLSESASILATQRTSAVCINNEKIKLRLKLEKKEPVSPAYKVDISFVPSPPLSASETPVSSTLNVPTKSNNSVLLNKNINQNTTVLSVSSQQLQNPQDNSSVVQHQTIDFTNFKPPQIAVNVTPNCSTDEPRVPPLHISLRGGKNSIVIKSSRKDRKKPQSLPNTSSVVSSEDGEDVGSKHIPNKQSQMSDVCTEIRTQEKMQHLYISPNPTSSVFNCSGSGNNSVTLMTSARLPTFPISSDDLSSSATSTTTPSFLGNKNGLTISAIKSLDTKSGSSLNDNKNIIIGSTNVGTLPFPPQLMHQSQYQKHTSHQLSQTCKDPSSLPGTITNTLSNNNILTCSSDNSVNIPNRVINTMNLKTPATITPIGMGGGKPLTKNHKPPSYITAVHQLQLQKHQQKQLQKQAKFGALNESQSAQETIVAVATMLPSATTLKRVTIPKSSVEQDDLVDKSESVTFKAESIVKTEVKISHSNLPTTKNQSHEAVQGESVPVIQIPVTNGTVSVNNVVVSGHQGNAVGTSPPALINVTLRNSPASNGSGTPGHGNGNGTGEDSGIESMDALSEKSPHQQSSSSPTQQQINSGSVGSTSNEKSAATSSDGKNSLKNNISKEKVDHTKNINEKNKLELNLKPQRKDNLLDYTDDEIEKALARMEGFHEDYLEVNSNASTIVSTVEQMPSESIVITKNAISPSKIKGTINGALLEHITETSTDNNENELSEQIIESLTPKEKNSSQYTERNIVLDDKYKSEISVEKPICSRKLNVKASENLSIDDGGKTIFEGKKQGDESNIYSQRSDSIYPPISIEIPTQSETECNRIRTRASSRLESPVDINKSSPTSNESNANSSVVTGIKQLNTTRASSIGSVSPQLSVTISGSETQFGVGNKRKRQESDTSANNSQLNECTEQKRLRTGSISSATSNVAVDDNVRNMNDLSSANDVQDVSKISCSRKCEESSDSDEPLIEVAEKVRNSKAGNVANFNNTEAAIQATLVNLAASGKMEFCNTSSLDKNTRNSRTIIHPSI